The Stieleria maiorica genome includes the window AACGGGGCCAAGTCCGCCTTGAGCAAGCGGATGGTGGGGGAGGATTCCAGGAACGTCAGGATTGCGTCGAGATTCATGGCCAGATCTTAATCACAATCTGGACACGGTTGGTCAGCCGCGTTGGGGGGCGTCGACGGTCTCGGAATCCTGCTTGAGCCGCTTCTCGAACGTCAGCCCCAAATCGGTGATCTTGGTCCTCAGCGTGCTGCGGGCGATGCCCAACAGCTCGCTGGCCTGGGCTTGGTTCCCGTCGGCATGGTTGAGCACCTCGGGCAGCAGGATGCGGTCGATTTCGCTGTGCACTTCTTGGTACAGGTTCGCCGGCCCGTCGGACATCAGGTCTTGAACGAATTTGCGGATGTTGTCCGCATCCAGTTTCGGCGGCGCTTCGCTGGCACCGGCCGGGGCGACACGCCGACAGGTTTCCGGCAGCGAGGAGACGGTCAGGACTTCGCCGACGTTTCGCACCAGGGCGTGCTTCATCGCGCTTTGCAGCTCTCGGACGTTGCCGGGCCAGAGGTATTGTTGCAGCCGCGCCATCGCATCGGGGGCGATGGACCGAATCTGCTTGTGCATGTCCCGGTTCAGCAGGTTGATGAAGTGTTCGGCGAGTACGGGGATGTCTTCGGGGCGATCGCGTAGCGGTGGCAATTGGATCATGAAGACGCTCATACGGTAGTACAGGTCTTCGCGGAATTCGCCGTCCTGGACCATCTGCAGCAGGTTGCGGTTGGTCGCGGCGATGATCCGCACGTCGACGCGAATGGTTTCGTTGTTGCCGACGCGTTCGAAGCTGCCGTCTTGCAGCAAGCGAAGCACTTTGGCCTGGGTGGCCGGTGTCATGTCACCGATTTCGTCCAAGAAGATCGTGCCGCGATTGACTTGCTCGAACTTTCCGATCCGCCGTCGATCGGCGCCGGTGAAGGAACCGCGTTCGTGGCCGAACAATTCACTTTCGAGCAGATTCTCCGGCAACGCGGCGCAATTGATCGCCATGAAGGGTCGGTCGGCGCGGCGGCTGTGTTGATAGATCGCACGGGCGACCATTTCTTTGCCGGTCCCGCTTTCACCCAGGATCAACGCGTTGACATCCTGCGGGGCGACTTGTCCGATCAGCTTGTAGACTTCCTGCATGGCCCTGGAGCGGCCGACGATTTGATCGGCCGACGTGTCCCCGTCGCCGGCGATTCCGAACTGGGCGGGAATGCGGCTCATCAAACTGACGTCGATGGCGCTTTGAACGGTCGCCAACAACTTTTCGAACTCGACCGGTTTGAGCAGGTATTCGAACGCGCCGTGCTTCATCGCGTTGATCGCCGTTTCGGTCGTCGAATAGGCGGTGATGATGATGACCGGAACCCTGGCATCGAGTTCATGGATGATGTTGAACGCGTCCAGTCCCGACATGTCCGGCAGACGCACATCGAGGATGACGGCGTCGGGTTGGTGCTGGCGGACCGCGGCGATGCCGCTTTCGGCGGTCGCCGCGGTGATGACTTCCAAGGAATCCGATTCCAGACTCTTCTTGAGCGAGTAGCGGAGGTTGGGTTCGTCATCGATGATGATTAGTTTCGGCACCTGAGGATCGTCCGATTGCGGGATGGGAATTAGTGCTCTGTCGGCGTTAAGTTTACGGGTTGCGTTTGTCGAGCGGAAAAAGGGTCAGGTACGAATGGCACGGGCTTAGTGAGCCGACGGCGCTAGCCGCGGGCCTTGATACGCCTTTAACACGGCGGTCAGGCCCGAGGCTAGCGCCTACGGCTCAGCGTATTGGTTTAAGCCCGTGCCACTAGTGGCGTAAGGGGACAGGAGACGGCAGCGGCAGGATCACATTCATCACCGTTCCGCCTTCGGGGCGATCTTCGGCGACAAGTCGACCGCCGTGTGCATCGATGATCCGCTGCGAGATCGCCAGACCGAGTCCCAGGCCGGGATCTTTGGTGCTGAAGAACGGTTCGAACATTCGGTTTCTCTCGCTCTGGTCGGTGGGCATGCCACAGCCGTCGTCGGCGACACTTAAGCATACCCACTCGCGGGCCGCATCGAATGCCGGATGTGATGTGTCTCCGCGGCGTCTGCGTTCGACCGCGATGCTGATGTGCCCGTCGTTTGACACGGCGTCCAAAGCGTTGAGCAGTAGATTCAGCAGCACTTGGCGCAACTGCATCGCGTCGCCGCGGACCTCGGCTGATTCGCACGGGAGCTGACATTCGATCTGGATATGTCGCGTCTCGGCGCGACCGGCGACAAGATCGACGGTTTGGCGGACGATCGGCGCCAGTTCGACCAAGCAGAACTGTGGCTCCGACGGCCGTGCGAAATCGAGGAACGTTTGCAGCAAACTGTCGACCCGCGTGATCTCCTCGTCCAACACCGCGATGTCGGTCGCGTTCAGACTTGCCGAATCCGGATTCCGCGCGGCCGCTTGCACCAGGGTCTTCATGCACATCAACGGATTACGCAGCTCGTGCGCCAATCCGGCCGCCAGCTTGCCGACGGCGGCCAGCTGGTCGGCGCGGACGATCTCCTGGTGCCGTTGATGCAACTGTTCGACGACGGAGCCGACTCGTGAGGAAACCGTTTCCAGAACCAGTTGCAGGTCTTGTAAACTGGGGTCCGCCGAAACCTCCACCGGGCCGACGACGGTTTCCAGTTTGCCCGCCACGTCGCGGATCGGAACCGACAGCATGAACATCGTTCGATTGATCGCCCGGGCGACGCCGTAGCCGGCTTCCAAACCCGCGATCGCGCCGCAGACGCCCAAGAAGACCATCACCATGGCCAGTTTCTGTGCCAGCCGTTGGTTCTCCTGGTTGCTCTGCTGAAGCTCCGATTCATTGAAACGCAGGTAATCGTGGGCGGCGACCAGGACCTGCTCGGACAACGTCTTCTCTTCCAACGTGTCGACCGCTTGGGGAGAGATCTCCATGTCGGGATCGTCGATCAATTCGTGGAGCTGCTGAAAATAGCTCTCCAGCCGCTGCTCAAGGTCTGCGACGAAGGCACGCTCCTGGTCGGAGGCGGACAGTTGCCTTGCTTTGGACAGCCAATCGTTGGTCTGAGATTGCTTTTCCGCGGCCCGAAGCAGATAGCTGCGGTCCATCGTCAACAGGAAACGATCGAGTTCGTGACGCATCTCGCGGGTGACCAATTCCAGCTCTTCGGCGCCGCGGATACTTGCCACGTTGACGTCCAGAAGGTGAGAATTCTGTTTCTGAAGTTCGATCACGTACCAGGCCCCGGCCACGCCCAGGCATAATAGGACGCATCCCGTGATGGGCAGGAAGCAGCCGAGCTTGTCTCGCAACTTCATGAATCTCGGTCTCGTGGGGGTGCGGGGGGATCCGGCTGCTTGCGCTCTGTCAGCGTTAAAACTTCGGGTTGCGTTTGTCGAGCGGAAAAGGGTCAGGTACCTGTTGGTGTCCAGCCTTTAGGCCAATGCCGCTAAGTTGAAGCCCGGACGCTCGCGCGAACCGGCTGATGTCAACCGATTATCAGCCGTTTGGCGCGAGCCTACGGGCCCTCCCCAGAGGAAACGACGCTTTACTTAGCGGCATTGGCCTCTAGGCGGCACCCTCGCTGCTACGCAGCGACCGGGATTCGCCTAAAGGCTGGACACCAACGGTTCTCGCGGCGGGCAAACGCTGTGCCTACCCGGTTTAAATCGCACGCTGTGCTGTTTTGTCGTCGCAATTTCGGCCCGAGTGGCGGAAATCTACCAGTGCGACTGAATTTCGACATCCGTGCGGGTGGCTTTGGCTGCGGCGATGTTGAACGTAATCCCTGTGGGCAAGGATTTCCGGAAATGCCGTAGGAATTCATGGGGACGTTGAACCGGCCCGAGCGAGTTGGCGCAAGCTTTGCTAATCCGGGAGGCTAACTGGGCAAGCTGCCCGCTACCGATACTTGATGGAGACCAACAGGACGATGGACGATTCCTCCAATTCGATGCTTTCACCTGGAAACCTGTTTCGCGATTTTACCGCGTCGATTGTGGTGTTTCTGGTGGCGTTGCCGCTGTGCCTGGGGATCGCGTTAGCATCCGGGGCTCCGTTGTTTTCCGGGTTGATCGCCGGGATTGTGGGCGGAATCGTGGTCGGATCGCTGAGCGGATCGCACACCAGCGTCAGCGGGCCGGCGGCGGGTTTGACGGCGGTGGTGTCCGCCCAGATCGCGAACCTGGAAACCTTCGATGCGTTTTTACTGGCCGTAGTCGTCGGCGGCTTGATCCAAATCGGGCTGGGGATCGCGAAGGCCGGGGCGCTCTCGGCGTTTTTTCCCAGCAGCGTGATCAAGGGGCTGTTGGCGGCGATCGGTGTGATTCTGATCCTGAAACAGATCCCGCACCTGTTCGGTCACGATACCGATCCGGAAGGCGAGATGTCGTTTTCTCAGCCCGATGAGGAGACGACGTTCTCGGAGCTGGGAACGTTGATCGACGGCGAATTGCACCTGGGGGCGGCGGTGATCGGACTGATCTCGCTGGCCTTGCTGGTGTTTTGGGATCGGACGAAACCGCTGAAGAATTCCGGTGTCCCGGGGCCGCTGGTGGTGGTGCTGTTCGGCGTCGCGCTGCAGGCTCTGTTTGCGACCTTCGGCGGCAGCTGGTCGGTCGGCGCGTCGCACTTGGTCCAGATTCCGGTCGCGGAAAGCCTTTCGGACTTCGGCAGCTTTCTGCGGCTGCCCGATTTCTCCCAGTGGGCCAACCCCGCGGTCTACATCGGGGGCATCACGATCGCCATCGTGGCATCGCTGGAAACGTTGTTGAACCTGGAAGCGACCGACAAGCTAGACACCCAGCGCCGCAACTCTCCGCCAAGCCGCGAGCTGTTGGCGCAAGGGGTCGGCAACGTGACGGCCGGAATGATCGGGGGCATCCCCGTCACGTCGGTGATCATCCGCAGCAGCGTGAACGTCAATTCCGGCGCCCGGTCGAAGTTGTCGACGATTTCCCACGGCGTGTTGTTGTTGGTGTGTGTCGGTTTGTTCCCGGCCTATTTGAACATGATCCCGCTGTCCTCGTTGGCCGCGATTCTGTTGGTCACGGGATTCAAACTCGCCAGCCCGAAGCTGTTCAAACAAATGTGGAGCGAAGGCCGCTATCAGTTCATCCCATTCTTCACGACGGTGGCGGCGATCGTGCTGACGGACTTGCTGATCGGCATCCTGATCGGATTGATCATCAGCGTGCTGTTTATCCTGAACAGCAACCTGCGGCGTCCGATCCGCCGGATCGTCGAGACCCACTTGGACGGGGACATCATTCATATCGAATTGGCCGACCAAGTCAGCTTTTTGAACCGCGCCGCATTGGACAAAGTGTTCACCGAGGCAAAGCGGGGAACAAAAGTATTGATCGATGCTTCCGGATCGGATTACATCGATCCGGACATCTTGAGCCTGATCCGGGACTTCAAGAACAACATCGGCCCGGCACACGGCGTCAGCGTCAGTCTGCGTGGCTTCCGCGAGAAGTATGAACTTCACGACGACATTCAGTTTGCGGACTACTCGACACGAGAGCTGCAAAGTCGCATCACGCCGGATCAGGTGTTGACGATTCTGCGTGACGGGAATCAGCGGTTCCGCACCGGACACCGGATCAGTCGTGACTTCGGGCGTCAGGTGGGTGCGACGGCGACGGGGCAAAGTCCGTTGGCCGTGATCCTCAGCTGCATCGATTCCCGCGTCCCGGCCGAGTTGGTCTTTGACCTTGGGATCGGAGACATTTTCAGCGTCCGCGTGGCCGGCAACGTCATCGGCACCAAGTCACTGGGAAGCATGGAATACGGCGTGGCGGTGGCCGGTGCAAAACTGGTGGTCGTGCTGGGCCACACGCGCTGCGGCGCGGTCACTTCGTCGGTGGAATTGTTCGATCAGCGGGCCGATGTGGAACAGGCCAGCGGTTGCGGTCACCTGCATTCCATCGTGACGGAGATCCAGCAATGTATCGAGCCGGATCAATGCAGGGGCATCGGCGAGATGACACCCGAAGCCAAAGACGCGTGTATCGATAGCGTCGCACGGAAAAACGTCCAGCGAACGGTGCACGAGATCATCACCCGTAGCAGCGCGATTCGTCAGGCCGTCGACGCTGGCGAAGCGATGGTCGTTGGGGCGATGTATGACGTGAAAACCGGTGAGATTGACTTTATGATCGATCAGGCGGTCACCGCGGAAACGACCGGTAACGTTAACGTCTAATGCTGCGCTCTGATTCTCTTGTTCCGGTTCATGGGTGGTTTGCGATGTGGGCAGGTGCGCATGGCACGGGGATAAGGCAATAGGGATGCAGCAACTGCTGGTATTGGGCTTTAGCCGCCTCTGTCGCTGCGAAGCAGCGACCGGGAATCGCCTAAAGGCTAGACACCAACACTTACGCCCGTAACATTCGTATCTGACTTTTTTCGCTAGGCCGTCGTCAACAGGAGGGACGCGGATGCATCCCAATGAGAGTTTGACGACGTTCACGTTGGCCGCTGCGCTGGGCGTGTGTCTGTTCACGGTGGCGACATATTTGCGGACGTCACCGATCGTCGTGTTGCTGCTCGGCGGCGTGATCGTCGGTCCCGAGGGTCTGGGGCTGGTCCATCCCGATTCGCTGGGTGAAGGGCTGGGCACGATCATTTCCCTGGCCGTCGCGGTCATCCTGTTCGAAGGCGGATTGACACTGGACCTGGGCGGCTACCGTTCGGTCAGCCAGGAGATCTGGCGGGTGCTGACCATCGGCGTGTTCGTCACTTGGATCGGCACGACCGCGCTGCTGCGATTGATCTTCGGATTCGACCTCGTCTTTTGTGTGCTCGCGGCCAGCTTGGTGATCGTGACCGGACCGACGGTGATCGGTCCGTTGCTGCATCGCATCCGAGTCCAAGCCAAGCTGCATCACATCTTGCACTGGGAAGGCGTGCTGATCGATCCGATCGGAGTCTTCCTGGCTTTGTTGAGCTTTGAGTTTTTTGTCAGCACCGATGGCACGTCACAGTTGGTCATCAAGGACTTGTTGCTGCGGTTTGCCGTCGGCGTGGTGCTGGGGATTGCGTTCGGGTTTCTACTGGACTGGGTGCTCCGTCGCGACTGGATCGGCAAGGCGCACATCAACACCTTCGTGCTCGCGATGGCGATGTTGAACTTTGCGTTGGCCGACATGGCGATCAGTGAAAGCGGCTTGCTGAGTGTGACCGTTGCGGGGCTGGTGCTGGGAAGTCGCAATTCGCCACCATTGCGTGACATCGTTCGCTACAAGATGGCGCTCAAGGATTTTTCGATCGGACTGTTATTCGTCTTGTTGGCGGCCAACCTGGATCTCGGCGCGTTCGTCCGCTATGGCTGGCATCTGGTCGTGGCCGTCGCCGGGATCATGTTGATCGTCCGCCCGCTGAACATTTTTCTGTCGATGCGGCGGAGTCTGCTGACTTGGAAAGAGAAACTTTTTCTCGGCTGGATCGCACCGCGGGGAATTGTCGCCGCGTCGATGGCATCGGTCTTCGCACTCGAACTGGGGCGGCGCGGGGTCGACAACGCCGTCTTTCTCGAATCGTTCACCTATTCGGTGATCGCCGGCACCGTTGTGGTGCAAGGGATCACTGCCGGGTCGGTCGGACGGTGGCTGGGTGTCGTTCGGCCGGTGCCCACCGGATGGATCATCGTCGGGGCACATGCGCTGGGCCGACAGATCGCCAAGTTCTTCATCCGGCACGGCATCGATGTCGTGCTGATCGACACCAACGCGCGCGAGGTGCGGGATGCCGAACGCGAGGGGCTGGTCGCGATCAGCGAAGACGCCATGCAATTGAATCCCGAAAATCACGCCGAATTGTATCGCTGTGGAAACCTATTGGCGCTGACTGCCAATGCCGACCTGAACCGGATGCTGTGTCGACGTTGGTCGGAATTGCTTGAGGATGCGGCGCTGTTTCGGTGGGAAAAATCCGGTTACCAAACCGCGGGGAATGAACACCTGTTGGTCGGTCAGCGCGTTTGGGTGGAGTTGCCGTTGAATCGCTGGATGCATCCCAACAGCGAATCCCCGCCGCTGCAGGTCAAACGACGCGAGACGGCCGCCGTTCCCGACACCAAGAACGTGCTGATGACGGTCCGCGGAGGAAAGGTGATCCCGGGAAGCCCACGCGACATTCAAGACGACGACATCGAATGGTTGGTGTACGACGGTAGCGATGCACAAGATTCGAGCGTCCTGCCATTGGTTGCCCAGAACGTGGTGTTCTCCGAGCAAACGGATCTGCAGGAGCTTTACCGCGAGATGCTTCATCACCTGCATCGGCAACTTCCGGGCATCGATCCTGAACAGATGCTGATCGAAATCTGGCGACGTGAAGAAGACTACACCAGCTTGCTCGGTCACGGGATCGCGTTGCCACACACTTGGTCGCCCGCGGTGGACCGCGCGACGTTGATGGTTGCACGCCCAAAACATCAACTGCTTTGCCCGCTGACGGATCTGCCGATCGAAATCGTGTTCATGTTGCTCAGCCCCATCGGCGAGCCCGACGAACATTTGGCGTGTCTGTCGCACATCGCGCGTCTGATCGGAACGGAGTCCCAGCGGCAGCGGATCCTCGATGCTTGTGACGCTGACGAGTTGCATCGGCTGATCGCGTGCAGCTGACCGGGATGCCGGTTCGCAGAGATGTCCAACACCAATCGCACGACGACGATGAAGCAATGCAGTTCGGTGAGGCCAATCGGGGCTGTGAAGGGGCCCACGCTCGCATCCGATGTCATTGCTACATGGCCGGGTCCGAGCCAATGGACGCGGCCTTTTTTTGTAGAATTGGGGCGGAGAATCTCACATGGGTGCTTCCTGTCGTGACCAAGCAGATCATTGAATTTGAAAGACACTCAAGGAAAAGCCTTCAATCAAACTGGTAGCACCAGCCCTCTGCGTTTCCACCCGCGGAACGGTGAGCGTCCGACAAGTTGAGCCCGATTCGCGTTTAGATTGAGCTGAATCAAATCATGCATGTATCCATTAAGACCGACGACTTCATTGTCACCGGACAAGACCGACTCAAGCTCGGCGAGCACAAGACAAGAATCAAGGACGTCTACGACGGTAAGAAAGAATACAAGAGGTGCATCGAAGAGTTTCAGGAAGAAATCAACGACCTGCAGCGGATGATGTATGCTCACGACCGCCACAGCATGCTCTTAATCTTTCAAGCGATGGACGCGGCCGGCAAGGATGGCACCATACGGGCCATCATGTCCGGCGTAAACGTCCACGGTATCGTGGTTCATCCTTTTAAGCAGCCAACCGCCGAAGAACTGGATCATGACTTCCTTTGGCGGACCACGAAACGGCTTCCGCAGCGGGGCCGCATCGGCATCTTCAATCGCTCGTACTACGAGGAAGTGTTGGTGGTGAAGGTCCACCCGGAGATTGTGCGAAAATCGCAGAAGCTGCCGGCCGAACTGACCCGCGACATGCACAAGTTCTGGAAGCATCGCTACGAATCGATCCGCGACTTCGAAAAACACTGCGGACGAAACGGGACCAAAGTACTGAAGTTCTTCCTGAATCTTTCCCGTGACGAGCAGCGCGAGCGCTTTCTCGACCGCATTGACGAGCCGGACAAAAACTGGAAGTTCAGCGAAGGCGATGTCGCTGAGAGGAAGCACTGGAACGCCTATCAACAAGCCTACGAAGAGGCCATCAATGCCACGGCGACCGAGGAAGCGCCTTGGTTCGTCGTGCCGGCCGACGACAAGAAGAACATGCGGCTGATCGTCGCGCAGATCATTCTGGAACAACTGAAGTCGTTGGACATGAAGTATCCCGAGGTGAGCCAAGACCGCTTGGATGAGCTAACGAAGTACCGTGAAATGCTCAAAGAAGATTGACGTGCGTATCCGTCCCACAAAGCAGTTCCTGCATGGAGCCACGTGAATCGATTCTTAAGATGTCAGACGCAATGAACGCCGCCGTCATTGGACGGCAGGACGTTGTCGAGCGGATGCTGATTGCCCTCTGTGCCAGGTCGAGTCATCGTCGCGACCTCAATAGCGCCACCCGAAACCGGTATTGGAGAAGAAGTGTGGCGATTGATGATTGAGTCCCCAACCCAAGCGGAGGCCGATCTCTAGGTTTGGGGTAAGCAGGTAGTGAGCACCAGGCGAGAAAAAGTGCTGGGACGACTCCTCCTGACGGCCATCCGAGAAAATCCCGAAGTACTCGACGTGTGCCTTCCAGCGTTCACCGACCGGTACTTTTAGCACGGTCGAGGGCGCCCAGACGTTGAAGTGGTCTTCCTCCAGGCTGCTGGTGCTGTAGCGAATGGCGGAATCCCAGAGCACACCTTCCTTCAATTCCCAACCAAAAATGTAGGTGGCGGATAGCTGAGTCTCTGTCGACTCGCCGCTCGTCGGAGTAAAACCCTGCACCAACACGGAGCGTTCCGGTCGCCACCCGCACTGTTCGGCTAGCAAAGCCTTCGCGCCGTAAAATATTCGCGACTCCCGCTCGAGTTCCGATCCCTCTCGTAGGTCGCTGGGCACATTCGCAGAAATGGGGCTCCCCGCGCCGCCGGTTTCGTAGTTCCAGCCGAGCCTAAGCTCCAGCCATTCGCTCACGCCTCTTCGGAGCAGGAGTTCTGGGTAGCTATGCGTTTCAGGCACTGTCCGGTTGTCGATAAACGAATACGCCGCCTCAGTGATCCAACGCCCTTTGCCAGCCGTCGTGGTGGCAGGTGTAAAGGAGTCTCGGTCCGTCTCGATTTCGTCTTCTACTTCGACTTCTGTGGCTCTCTGATCGCTCAGCAATGGCTCAATACCCAAGGATGTTTGGGCATGCAATTCGCCGCACGCAAACAGCCAGATTGCGAAGAACAGATGCCATTTTCGTTGCAAATGCACGGATTCTACCAATCAACAAGGAATGCGGTCTCTGTGTATCATCGTCGGGGAAACTCCGCCGAGAGCAGGTCTGCGACTATTGTCCGTCGCAATTCAAATATCTGCACCGGATGCCGCAGGCCGTGTGACCGGCTCAACCGCTACTGCTTTTCGGTCCACTTCATCACCTCGGCACGCGAACGAGAGCGGATGTGGTCGGGGGAGTGCGGGGAGGTTGCACGATCGAGGCGGGGGCGACGAAACGCGTTGTCTTGGACGAGACTCATTTTTAAAGATGCCAGGGACCGGATCTATCCGCCGCATCCCCCGCGGGGACAGTGAAACGTGAATCCGAAGGCGATGAAGTAACCGTCCACCTTTGCGGTCGTGTCGCCAAACGATTTGTCGTTTTCGAACACGCCCCCGACGGTCACGTCAAAGTTCATGTTGGGAACAAGATTCGTGATGCCGACGCCGCCGGTGATGCGATGCTGGGCGATCGCTGCAAATTGGCCCTGGACATACTGTACCGATGGGATGCCGCCGACGGGGACCACGCCGCCGATCGTGCCCGGAACGGCGTCGCGAGTTGGATCTTCATTGAACGCGTAACCGAATCGCAACTTCAGCCGCCGTGTTGCTCGGTATTGACCGCCGAACTGGAATGCCCATTGATCGTGGTACAGGGAACGAAAGAAATCGGTGTCGTCCCAGTTCTTGTAGATCACATCGGCGGCCAACAACAGTCTGCCGCCCATCATGCAGCGGTTCGCAATTCCCAATCCAACATTCATCGGATGATCCAGATTCAGATCCTGGTAGGTGTTTGCCAGCGGACCGGTTGCGAATCGAACGACGTTGTCAAACTCCAGTTGCTTTTCCGATTGCCAATACCCTCCGATGCTGGTGCCGCGGCCCAGGTCATAGTTTGCTCCCAGGGTAAAGCGAGTCGCATAGTCGGTTTGTGAGGAGCTGGACTGAACAAAAGGTCCGTCCAGCACGGAGGTGCCCAGCGTGAACGATCCGCCGACCGCCAGTCGTGGCGTGAGATTCACCGCGGCGCCGCTGACAAGGTCCAACGCCAAGTAAGATGCCTGCGTTCCGTTGGATTCGGGGATATGTCGAAAGTCGACCGCCAGACCGGCATTGGTCATGAACCCCAAACCGAAGGTCACCGGCAACCCCAGGAACTCAGTCTGGTGAATCGCTCCGATGTTCGGCGCAAGCGCGAGTGGTGCATCGGATTTTGCAGAATAGGGATCAACGCCGACCAAAGGCAACGAGTCCGTCTGGGTGACGTTGTAGGTCGGTTCGATCAAGGCGCCACCGAAGCCGAAGGTCGGGCCGCTGAACTGAGCCATCGTTGCCGGATTCCCGTTGATCGCCGACTGCAAGTCTTGGGGACGCGATAGACTTGCACCTCCCATCGCGCCTGATGCGGGCATCATGTTGTTGTGCAGTTCAATGCCATAGCTTTGTGCGGTCGCAGTCCGGACCGCAGTAAGCGAGCCGAGCAGGAGTAACAGGCATAGAATGAATCGTTTCATGATCAAACCGTCTGTCAGCGTAACAATCGGGAAACAGCGTTCAGCCCACAACATCGGTCCAGCCTGACCTGCGGCGACGGATAATCGGTCGAAACGACACGGGGCCGGGGGCAAATCGCAGCGAAAATCCGCACTGCCGGCACAGGGCCGGCAATCCGCAAACCTTGCCGGGCCGGGACAGCCGGAACTTGCCATTGCGTGTTGCGGATTCTGACGGTTGTTGTCGATTTTCGAATCAGTCGCTTTGTTCTGTTTCCGAGCACGAGTCTGCTGATGCGATGGTTCGCCGCAATCACCGTTTGCATGATGCTGTCGATGTTCTTGCATCGATGCAGTGCTCAATCCTCAGGCACTGAGGATGACTTCAGTTGGCTCGATCGTGTGAAGGTGGGCTATGACGGTGGCTTTGTGATTGCCAGTCAATGTGACGCCGATCTGCATGCCGGGCGCGAACCCTACCGATTGAAGATCAACGGCTGGGGGCAACTGCGACACACCGTCACGGATTGGTCATCACCGGATCGAGATCTGAATCAACTGCAGCTCAAACGTGGACGTCTCGTCTTTTCCGGAAACGCCTTCAATCCGAACTTTCAGTACTTTGTCCAGCTCGATGCCCGCAGCACCAGTGGTGACGACGTGCGATTGCTGGACTACTACCTCGACTACGACGTCGGCAACGATCAGCTAGGGCTCGCGCCGGGAACGGTGACGTTTCGAACCGGCAAGTAC containing:
- a CDS encoding sigma-54-dependent transcriptional regulator; protein product: MPKLIIIDDEPNLRYSLKKSLESDSLEVITAATAESGIAAVRQHQPDAVILDVRLPDMSGLDAFNIIHELDARVPVIIITAYSTTETAINAMKHGAFEYLLKPVEFEKLLATVQSAIDVSLMSRIPAQFGIAGDGDTSADQIVGRSRAMQEVYKLIGQVAPQDVNALILGESGTGKEMVARAIYQHSRRADRPFMAINCAALPENLLESELFGHERGSFTGADRRRIGKFEQVNRGTIFLDEIGDMTPATQAKVLRLLQDGSFERVGNNETIRVDVRIIAATNRNLLQMVQDGEFREDLYYRMSVFMIQLPPLRDRPEDIPVLAEHFINLLNRDMHKQIRSIAPDAMARLQQYLWPGNVRELQSAMKHALVRNVGEVLTVSSLPETCRRVAPAGASEAPPKLDADNIRKFVQDLMSDGPANLYQEVHSEIDRILLPEVLNHADGNQAQASELLGIARSTLRTKITDLGLTFEKRLKQDSETVDAPQRG
- a CDS encoding sensor histidine kinase, whose protein sequence is MKLRDKLGCFLPITGCVLLCLGVAGAWYVIELQKQNSHLLDVNVASIRGAEELELVTREMRHELDRFLLTMDRSYLLRAAEKQSQTNDWLSKARQLSASDQERAFVADLEQRLESYFQQLHELIDDPDMEISPQAVDTLEEKTLSEQVLVAAHDYLRFNESELQQSNQENQRLAQKLAMVMVFLGVCGAIAGLEAGYGVARAINRTMFMLSVPIRDVAGKLETVVGPVEVSADPSLQDLQLVLETVSSRVGSVVEQLHQRHQEIVRADQLAAVGKLAAGLAHELRNPLMCMKTLVQAAARNPDSASLNATDIAVLDEEITRVDSLLQTFLDFARPSEPQFCLVELAPIVRQTVDLVAGRAETRHIQIECQLPCESAEVRGDAMQLRQVLLNLLLNALDAVSNDGHISIAVERRRRGDTSHPAFDAAREWVCLSVADDGCGMPTDQSERNRMFEPFFSTKDPGLGLGLAISQRIIDAHGGRLVAEDRPEGGTVMNVILPLPSPVPLRH
- a CDS encoding cation:proton antiporter domain-containing protein, yielding MHPNESLTTFTLAAALGVCLFTVATYLRTSPIVVLLLGGVIVGPEGLGLVHPDSLGEGLGTIISLAVAVILFEGGLTLDLGGYRSVSQEIWRVLTIGVFVTWIGTTALLRLIFGFDLVFCVLAASLVIVTGPTVIGPLLHRIRVQAKLHHILHWEGVLIDPIGVFLALLSFEFFVSTDGTSQLVIKDLLLRFAVGVVLGIAFGFLLDWVLRRDWIGKAHINTFVLAMAMLNFALADMAISESGLLSVTVAGLVLGSRNSPPLRDIVRYKMALKDFSIGLLFVLLAANLDLGAFVRYGWHLVVAVAGIMLIVRPLNIFLSMRRSLLTWKEKLFLGWIAPRGIVAASMASVFALELGRRGVDNAVFLESFTYSVIAGTVVVQGITAGSVGRWLGVVRPVPTGWIIVGAHALGRQIAKFFIRHGIDVVLIDTNAREVRDAEREGLVAISEDAMQLNPENHAELYRCGNLLALTANADLNRMLCRRWSELLEDAALFRWEKSGYQTAGNEHLLVGQRVWVELPLNRWMHPNSESPPLQVKRRETAAVPDTKNVLMTVRGGKVIPGSPRDIQDDDIEWLVYDGSDAQDSSVLPLVAQNVVFSEQTDLQELYREMLHHLHRQLPGIDPEQMLIEIWRREEDYTSLLGHGIALPHTWSPAVDRATLMVARPKHQLLCPLTDLPIEIVFMLLSPIGEPDEHLACLSHIARLIGTESQRQRILDACDADELHRLIACS
- a CDS encoding bifunctional SulP family inorganic anion transporter/carbonic anhydrase is translated as METNRTMDDSSNSMLSPGNLFRDFTASIVVFLVALPLCLGIALASGAPLFSGLIAGIVGGIVVGSLSGSHTSVSGPAAGLTAVVSAQIANLETFDAFLLAVVVGGLIQIGLGIAKAGALSAFFPSSVIKGLLAAIGVILILKQIPHLFGHDTDPEGEMSFSQPDEETTFSELGTLIDGELHLGAAVIGLISLALLVFWDRTKPLKNSGVPGPLVVVLFGVALQALFATFGGSWSVGASHLVQIPVAESLSDFGSFLRLPDFSQWANPAVYIGGITIAIVASLETLLNLEATDKLDTQRRNSPPSRELLAQGVGNVTAGMIGGIPVTSVIIRSSVNVNSGARSKLSTISHGVLLLVCVGLFPAYLNMIPLSSLAAILLVTGFKLASPKLFKQMWSEGRYQFIPFFTTVAAIVLTDLLIGILIGLIISVLFILNSNLRRPIRRIVETHLDGDIIHIELADQVSFLNRAALDKVFTEAKRGTKVLIDASGSDYIDPDILSLIRDFKNNIGPAHGVSVSLRGFREKYELHDDIQFADYSTRELQSRITPDQVLTILRDGNQRFRTGHRISRDFGRQVGATATGQSPLAVILSCIDSRVPAELVFDLGIGDIFSVRVAGNVIGTKSLGSMEYGVAVAGAKLVVVLGHTRCGAVTSSVELFDQRADVEQASGCGHLHSIVTEIQQCIEPDQCRGIGEMTPEAKDACIDSVARKNVQRTVHEIITRSSAIRQAVDAGEAMVVGAMYDVKTGEIDFMIDQAVTAETTGNVNV